From one Rosa rugosa chromosome 4, drRosRugo1.1, whole genome shotgun sequence genomic stretch:
- the LOC133746185 gene encoding small ribosomal subunit protein uS12m-like isoform X3: protein MYRIASSFASSTPKKLVHARVLCNRSYVAQDLTFQIGPRAALFEVAKFTMAALLQRVSQLGEAFRVTMGSKVSSLKDSGIGENRRGILDYLATLRGQEVISEDNSFIIDRLLMSPTLNQLIRHNRTEKSRTNRNRALDKCPQKQGVCLRVFTRTPKKPNSALRKVAKVRLSNRNDVFSYIPGEGHNLQEHSMVLIRGGRVKDLPGVKFHCIRGVKDLLGLPNRRRGRSKYGAEKPKSA, encoded by the exons ATGTATCGCATAGCTTCATCCTTCGCCTCTTCAACTCCTAAGAAGCTG GTCCATGCTAGGGTTTTATGCAACAGGAGCTATGTGGCGCAAGATCTCACCTTCCAGATTGGGCCTCGCGCCGCCTTGTTTGAGGTTGCCAAGTTTACCATGGCCGCTCTGCTGCAACGTGTCTCTCAGCTCGGGGAGGCCTTCAGAGTTACCATGGGATCAAAG GTTTCTTCCCTCAAAGATTCTGGTATTGGGGAAAATAGGAGAGGCATTTTAGATTATCTAGCCACCCTCAGGGGGCAAGAG GTTATAAGTGAAGATAACAGTTTCATTATCGACAGACTGCTCATGTCACCCacattaaatcaattgattcgTCATAATAGAACTGAGAAAAGTCGCACAAACCGTAATCGAGCTTTGGATAAATGCCCCCAAAAGCAAGGAGTATGCCTACGGGTTTTTACAAGAACACCGAAGAAGCCAAATTCAGCTCTGCGTAAGGTAGCCAAAGTAAGGCTAAGCAATCGAAATGATGTATTTTCTTACATTCCCGGTGAAGGTCATAATTTGCAGGAACATTCTATGGTCTTAATAAGAGGGGGCAGAGTGAAAGATTTGCCAGGTGTGAAATTCCACTGTATCAGAGGAGTTAAGGATTTGCTGGGACTTCCAAACCGAAGAAGAGGCCGATCAAAATATGGTGCAGAGAAGCCCAAGAGCGCCTGA
- the LOC133746185 gene encoding uncharacterized protein LOC133746185 isoform X1 — protein sequence MYRIASSFASSTPKKLVHARVLCNRSYVAQDLTFQIGPRAALFEVAKFTMAALLQRVSQLGEAFRVTMGSKVPSIFANGQREIGECLARALQNVEKKGHVSSLKDSGIGENRRGILDYLATLRGQEVISEDNSFIIDRLLMSPTLNQLIRHNRTEKSRTNRNRALDKCPQKQGVCLRVFTRTPKKPNSALRKVAKVRLSNRNDVFSYIPGEGHNLQEHSMVLIRGGRVKDLPGVKFHCIRGVKDLLGLPNRRRGRSKYGAEKPKSA from the exons ATGTATCGCATAGCTTCATCCTTCGCCTCTTCAACTCCTAAGAAGCTG GTCCATGCTAGGGTTTTATGCAACAGGAGCTATGTGGCGCAAGATCTCACCTTCCAGATTGGGCCTCGCGCCGCCTTGTTTGAGGTTGCCAAGTTTACCATGGCCGCTCTGCTGCAACGTGTCTCTCAGCTCGGGGAGGCCTTCAGAGTTACCATGGGATCAAAG GTTCCCTCTATTTTTGCAAATGGTCAACGAGAGATTGGAGAGTGCTTAGCAAGGGCATTGCAGAACGTTGAAAAGAAAGGGCAT GTTTCTTCCCTCAAAGATTCTGGTATTGGGGAAAATAGGAGAGGCATTTTAGATTATCTAGCCACCCTCAGGGGGCAAGAG GTTATAAGTGAAGATAACAGTTTCATTATCGACAGACTGCTCATGTCACCCacattaaatcaattgattcgTCATAATAGAACTGAGAAAAGTCGCACAAACCGTAATCGAGCTTTGGATAAATGCCCCCAAAAGCAAGGAGTATGCCTACGGGTTTTTACAAGAACACCGAAGAAGCCAAATTCAGCTCTGCGTAAGGTAGCCAAAGTAAGGCTAAGCAATCGAAATGATGTATTTTCTTACATTCCCGGTGAAGGTCATAATTTGCAGGAACATTCTATGGTCTTAATAAGAGGGGGCAGAGTGAAAGATTTGCCAGGTGTGAAATTCCACTGTATCAGAGGAGTTAAGGATTTGCTGGGACTTCCAAACCGAAGAAGAGGCCGATCAAAATATGGTGCAGAGAAGCCCAAGAGCGCCTGA
- the LOC133746185 gene encoding small ribosomal subunit protein uS12m-like isoform X2 encodes MYRIASSFASSTPKKLVHARVLCNRSYVAQDLTFQIGPRAALFEVAKFTMAALLQRVSQLGEAFRVTMGSKVPSIFANGQREIGECLARALQNVEKKGHVISEDNSFIIDRLLMSPTLNQLIRHNRTEKSRTNRNRALDKCPQKQGVCLRVFTRTPKKPNSALRKVAKVRLSNRNDVFSYIPGEGHNLQEHSMVLIRGGRVKDLPGVKFHCIRGVKDLLGLPNRRRGRSKYGAEKPKSA; translated from the exons ATGTATCGCATAGCTTCATCCTTCGCCTCTTCAACTCCTAAGAAGCTG GTCCATGCTAGGGTTTTATGCAACAGGAGCTATGTGGCGCAAGATCTCACCTTCCAGATTGGGCCTCGCGCCGCCTTGTTTGAGGTTGCCAAGTTTACCATGGCCGCTCTGCTGCAACGTGTCTCTCAGCTCGGGGAGGCCTTCAGAGTTACCATGGGATCAAAG GTTCCCTCTATTTTTGCAAATGGTCAACGAGAGATTGGAGAGTGCTTAGCAAGGGCATTGCAGAACGTTGAAAAGAAAGGGCAT GTTATAAGTGAAGATAACAGTTTCATTATCGACAGACTGCTCATGTCACCCacattaaatcaattgattcgTCATAATAGAACTGAGAAAAGTCGCACAAACCGTAATCGAGCTTTGGATAAATGCCCCCAAAAGCAAGGAGTATGCCTACGGGTTTTTACAAGAACACCGAAGAAGCCAAATTCAGCTCTGCGTAAGGTAGCCAAAGTAAGGCTAAGCAATCGAAATGATGTATTTTCTTACATTCCCGGTGAAGGTCATAATTTGCAGGAACATTCTATGGTCTTAATAAGAGGGGGCAGAGTGAAAGATTTGCCAGGTGTGAAATTCCACTGTATCAGAGGAGTTAAGGATTTGCTGGGACTTCCAAACCGAAGAAGAGGCCGATCAAAATATGGTGCAGAGAAGCCCAAGAGCGCCTGA